The Panthera uncia isolate 11264 chromosome C1 unlocalized genomic scaffold, Puncia_PCG_1.0 HiC_scaffold_3, whole genome shotgun sequence genomic sequence ggaggagaagaacTTACATTTCACTAAGTGCCATCTTTAACCTTTTGAGTTTTGTACTATATCTTCccaactcaattttttttaattttgaaaacagtaatttgCATTTGAAAGTATAAAACTACTTTTCTACCAATGGTGTAAGTAAAAGTCacctttttatataataaaatagttttaggggcacctgggtgactcggttgggcatctgactttggctcagggcatgatctcacggttcctgagtttgagccccacgtggggctctgtgcggacagcttggagcccggagcctgcttcggactctgtgtctccctttctctcccctcccctgctcatgatctatgtctctctctctctcaaaaaaaacagtaaaaaaaattaaaaaaaatagttttagaagTTTTAAGATTAATAAGATTTCATTCATATTAAGATTAATAGATTTCATTATGgggagtctaaaaaacaaaataaacaaacaaacaaaacaaacggactcttaaatacagagaacaaacgtggttgccagagggaggtgggtcagggaatgggtgaaacgggtgaaggggattaaaaggtacaaacttccagttataaaataagtaagacacagaaatgaaaaggacagcatagagaatatagtcaataatattgtaatattgctttatgatgacagatggtgacaACACTGCACTGGATAATGCGTAGGATTGTCAAACAAGTATGGTGGACACCTAAAAacaatataacagtgtatgtttactatatttcaattaaaaaaaaatacccccaaaaagagggaaaaaaagaaaagttttaagaataaatttgtgtATATTAGATCTAGGACTTATAATTGAGCTAACTTTGGTaacttttttgagtttttattgcACTCTCAGCTCCCAAATTGTTTAATATTTCAGACAGCTTGGGTTTCGTGGGGAGGGAGTTTATAAAAAGGGCACGTTTTACTGACCACATGAGTCCATTACATCACTTGTGAAGAGCCTGCCAtctaccaggcactgtgttgggtGCCAGGACACGAAGGTACTCAGCCATGGCAATCTCTGCTGCCCCGAAGACACTTGCATATTGCAGAAGAGAAGCTCAGGCTTTGAAATCCCAGAGTTGAggatggaagaagagagaaggcagactgAACACCCAGAGAAGGAGGAGTTGGAGCCAAAATGGAGTCTAGACATGATACAGAAGCCGCTAGAATCTGAAAACAGGCTGGGGGATCTCAGGATGGGAGAGGGTAGTCAAAGCAACGGATGAAAAAGAGGCTCTTTTCCAGAAGGCAGGTGTCCACACCCAAAGCACAGTggagaactgaggcccagattTCCCAAGCAATTGGTCCACCTCTCAACAGCAATAAAATCATCACCTTTGGCCAAGTCATATAAATGGCAAATCTGAAAGGGAAGTTCCTGACCTAAGCTCCTGCAAGGCTTTTCTAAGCCTCAGCTTTTCTCATTCGTAAATcaggaataataatacctacataTACCTGTTATGAGAATTgatgatgatatatatatatatatatatatatatatatatatatatagttaggtgcccctaaatatatatatatatataatgtaaaattatatatatatatatatatatatatataatggtttGCATTGTGCCAGGAGCATAATAGTTGCTCAACAGTGAGCAACTATTTTGCTTCTGTCGTTATCACCTGTAAATAATACTAAACGTCCTAATGGTGGATCCCGTGGATGCACTCTTTCAGTTCTCGGTTCACCCCCATTTGGGGACAACTTCCTGTACTGTAACTTCCTGTTCCTGTGAAACtaggaactacatttcccagacttctTTACTCTTAGGGTCTGGAGGCCAGATGGGTTCCACCAGTTAGAGACAATCACTTGAGATTTGAAAGACGGAAGGAGGTGGAGGCCATCTGCCagctgctctttcttttggaaattcACTATATTAAGGGGGGGGTctcgggtgggggcggggggcagtggtGGAAGCAGCTGCTTGATCTCCAGATCCCGGCTGCAATGGTTTTCTCTTGACGCCAACAAGTGGTGGCTCCtgatttcccctcccccagtcctgcCAGAGACTTTGTAAGCATCTAATTCCTGTATTAAATCCCATCCTACAGTGATGATTCCTGTTTCCACAACTGAATCCTGACTTGCTTAGAAGTGGATGTTTCATCTAAAGAAATCTCATATGTAAACTGTGAAAGACTTTGTTTTGTGTTGCTGCCTCAAAATGGCTCAGGTTCAAGTCATGAGTTAATTGCCATGTTTAAAGCAGCTCAATGTTCTTCTCGATGCCGATGCCGTTCCCTTTGAGAACTGTTAACATTATACAATTAAAGTGTTCTGGGATCTTGAACAGTTAACTCCAAATATCACACTGAAAGGCAGAGTATAGTTTTGTAACGATTATAACCCATCCGTTAtctttctttatactttatttgGCTGAAAGGAAAATGGTCCCCGAAATAATTTTGCCTCCTAATAgccattcttccttcctgtcttagGATCAAGAACCCCAATGTTTAGCCAGGGACTCTACTACCCAGCTAAAATTCATTCCCATTCTCTCTTAAAGCCAGGCATAGGCGTATGAGTAAATTTTGGCCAGTTAGatagaagaaaaagtattttgtgTAACTTCTAAAAAGTGTCTGTAGAAGGAgggtataggggtgcctgggtggctcagttggttgtacTTCCAATTTTGgcacgggtcatgatctcacggttcatgggttcgagccctgcgtcaggctctgcgctgacggctcaaacctggaggctgtttcagattctgtgtctccatctctctctgcccctcccctgctcactctctctctctctctctctcaaaaacaaataaacattgaaatttatttattttttttttaaaaaggagaatataGACCTTCCTTTGCCCCTTACTCCTTCCTGTTGGCTGGAGTATGAACATGATGACAGGAACAGTAACAGCCATTTTGGGCCATGAGGTAGCATAATAAGCATATCAGAGTAGAACAGAATGAACCTGTTGTTTGCAGAGCTGTGATATAAGACTGCATTGTCTACCTCCAGATTTCttttacatcagaaaaaaatctcaaactttACAAAATCACTGTTATTTGGTTTCTGCTTTGTTACTACATGCAGCGAAGCCTACCCCTAATGAATAGAAGAGGAACGGCCAAACTTCTCTTCCTATCAACCATGGactatttctccatttctaaaaacAAGTGCGTTCTCAAAAGCTGCCTGACTACTGAAACACAGTAGGGCATGCCGCCAAAAATGTTGATCTGGGTTTAGAATTAAAGATATAAAACGATTTCCGTGAGGCCAGTTCAACGCACACAGCAACGAAGTTTGCAAGCCAGATGAATAGCTTTGACTTACTCCTATCGCTTCCAGAATCAAACCAAGACACCAATTTTAGGTTGCGTAAAAGGCAAGTCCTCAAGCCTGGCTGATGGTCCGCTAGGGCTAGAGTCATTGATTCCAAGTGGCTGAGTTCCAGATTAAACTGGCTCTCTGTCGTTCATAATGTGACCACACCACAGCTGACAGCACATCCAGTGGTATAATCCGCTTTGCAGCTCTCTGTTCCAGAGCCCATAGATCAGGGGGTTAAGACACTGTGCAAATGCAAAGACTCCAAAAAGTACCAggtttaaagcaaagaaaaacaccCCACACATCTTTCCCAAACCTATGAATATCAGGATTGGTATTACATGCAAACTCATCTGCACTAAATGAATAAGGActgttttttttgctttgataTTTGATCTGTTAAAATGGCCAGCCCGTTTGCCTTCTCGGTAGATCAGAAAGTAACTTATAAGAATGatggacagaagaaagaaaaggaaaaccatgCCAACGGCTCTGGCAGGAGGGCCGTTCAAGATCACAGGGCACAGGGGTTCAGATTTAAAAACGGCAACTCGAGGGGGGTTAGCGCTTTCTATGAGGAATAAGCAAACATTCTTGAATATGATGATTACCCAAGACCCAGCCAAGATCCTGTACTTAACCGAATCTACCAAGGACAGAGATTTCAAAGGCCAGCAAATAGCCAGGTAAGTGTTGACCGCCATCAAGGCCAGCGTAAAGAGGATCCCTTCTCCAACACTTAGCTGGACCCCAAATACCACCCAGCATACCAGCACGGGGCTGTTGGCCAGCAGAGCCCGCATCCCTTGGAAAACCACCCCGAGGCCACAGTAGGAGGAGATGCATAGCAGATGGTGGCACAGGAGGATGTGTCGGACCTCTTTCCTCAGCTTCGAATTCTGTAACACTATTGTGATGATGACGACGGTGACGAATGTGGCAAAGAAGAAGGCCACCACATACACAGAGGCCTTCACTGTTGCTTCCAGCCTCAGCCAATCCGATATGTTGCAGTGGTCAGAAGACAAGTTCATGATCTTCAGGGCAACTTGGCTCCTGAGGGATTAAAGCACCAGAAAGAGTGAATCACGAAGCATCTTGGGTGGTTTTCCAACTCTGTGACCTTGTAAATCTCAAGGAACACATTGCATGTTTTTTGGTATAGAGGATGAAAATTTTAGATGTATGGACATGAACCAAAGAAACTAgagaaatcaggggtgcctgggtggctcagttggttgagcatcctacttcggctcgggtcatgaccttatggcctgtgagttcgagccccgcatctgtgctgacagctcggagcctggagcctgcttcggattctgtgtctttccctcgctctctgcccctctctcactcatcctctgtctctctctgtctcagaaataaataaacatttttaaaaattaaaaaaaaaagaaactagagaaaTCATTTGGGGGTCTTCTCTTTATTTCAGGAGAGGGGCACATACTCAAACCATCCAAAAGGAAGGTCTGAAAGGTGGACTCTCAGTACTCAGCAAATTGCTCAAAATCAGGTCAAGGTTCCACCCTCTGTGCATCCTTTTCCATCTTTGATTGTGAGAACTTTTTCAACTTGGAGCCACAAAGCACAACAGTGTAAAACTCAGTTGATTGATCACCAAGCACTAGttaacagcatgtgcaaagatcTGGGGAATGGATTAGGGCAAGAGCTGTAAAGGATGTGAGGAAGCTATTGACTCAGAGGCTGGAATTCATTTGGGTCCATAAGACATGACAAAGATATTAACAAAAATGATAGCAATCATCGGTGACATTTACCCAGTACTTTCTAGGGATCAAAACTGTTTTTAGAGCATATTGTTCTAACCCTGGGGTATGGTTTATGTTTCACCGAGTGGTTTTATTATGCACTTTTTTGCAAATGGGGAAATAGACTTAAGGAGGCTAAGTAACCTACTCAGGGCCATATAGTTATTGGGGAGAGGGGCCACGATTTGAATTTCAGAGTACAACGCCAGCACCCATTCTCTCAACCACTACAAGGAAGTTCATGTCAAATGCAaggtcacttttaaaaaaagggggggctgggggagaagggcgcctgggtggctcagtgggttaaatgtcagactcttgattttagctcaggtcctgatctcgtggtgagatcaagccccacatcaggctctgcattgacagcacagagcctgcttgggattctctctctccctctctctctacccctcccccagttgcctgcgttctctctctctctctctctctctctctctctctctctctcctctctctctcaaaataaataaataaacttcaaaagaaatcCAACGTCGAATGCATGTTCCGAGTTCTTCTCGGGTCAATGTCGTGTGACCAACCCAACTGGACCCCGTTTGTAGAAATACCATTTCTGTGGTTCAGCTGGAAGACCATCCATCCTAGAAGGTGCTGGGACCTTAGGATTACTGAGGAACTGTGGCCACTGAAATGATAAGATGTGTGTAATAGCCTCATGGAATCTTCTCAAGCCTGCACAGCAATGAACAGCGCACTGTGCCACAGCCTGGGGAACCCCGGAATTTCTGGATCTCTGTCTCTGAAAGTCTATGGCAGAGATGCCAACTGTTGCCTCCCCGCTACTAGCTTTCCTTACTTCCCCACCACCTCAGTGTTGTGTGGAACTAGGGGTAGCTATCTGACGCAGGGAGAATTATTCCGGAGACGGTGCTGAATCCACTGGTGTCTGCCTCTTAAACATCCAACTGCAAAGTTCTCACAGAGAATGTGGCCCAAGTATGATGTCATGTCATTGGCCTGCCAGTAATGGTGGAATGTGGGTGAGTGAAGAAAGTGACAGCGAAGGGcaagaggagagcagagggaaCGACAAGGTCCCCGAGAGTCTACAAAGGCCCTCGCAAGACAAAGAGAACAGCATGGGctcctgaatttcttttctttaaatgtttatttattgttgcgagagaaagtgggggaggggaagagagagaggaagactgacGATGCAaagaaggctccaagctctgagctgacagcagagagcccgacgtggggcttgaactccaagcaacgagatcatgacctgagccaaagttggacgtttaactgactaagccaccctggtgcctctgGGTTCCTGAATTTCTGATTCCATTGAGGTTGCTCTGCATTTTCTGTCCTTGGGTCCTAAAAATATAACACACCGCTCTATTATTTGAGCTAGCTTAAATGGGTTTCCATTCCCTTATATAAGCCCCTCGCGTGGTAAGTATATAAAGTGGACTTTAAAGAGGCAcagtatattacattgatttccTAAAGGGCGTGTCACCGTGGAGACAGCTACCGCAAGCTGCTGAGAATCTAAGATGCCACAGCTCCTTATGCAATCCCTGCCAAAGGCACCGTTTTCCCTCGCATATTGCGTTGTCACCCTTTGTGGAGAATTTCCCCTGCTGGGATGGATTTTTGTGCCATTGTCATGCGGCCAAACTCCAGGCATTTATTTCTCTACTCCCCGGCTCTCCAGAGGGGAATAGAAATTGTAATGGtcaggggagcctgagtggctcagtcggttgagcactggacttcggctcaggtcatgatctcgcagtttgtgagttcaagccccacatcgggctctgtgttgacagctcagagcccggggcctgcttcagattctgtgtgtgtgtccctctctggttctcccccgttcatgcttgcactctctctctcaaaaataaataaacattaaaagaaatgtcttaatacaaagaaattgaaatggtCATTGTCATTGTCAAACTCATCATCAAGCTTTCTTTTAGCTACAGCTTTTTCGGTCAAAATCTTACTCCAGAACCCTTCAACGATCGATAGAAAAACGCATATCTGCCCGCATTAAATGCCTCCTCATGGCTCTCTCCCAGAGGACATTCTTGTAACTGTCCTCAGGACACCACCACGGACACCGAGGGCTCCAGTGGAGATGGGGCAAAG encodes the following:
- the LOC125911106 gene encoding probable G-protein coupled receptor 148 — encoded protein: MNLSSDHCNISDWLRLEATVKASVYVVAFFFATFVTVVIITIVLQNSKLRKEVRHILLCHHLLCISSYCGLGVVFQGMRALLANSPVLVCWVVFGVQLSVGEGILFTLALMAVNTYLAICWPLKSLSLVDSVKYRILAGSWVIIIFKNVCLFLIESANPPRVAVFKSEPLCPVILNGPPARAVGMVFLFFLLSIILISYFLIYREGKRAGHFNRSNIKAKKTVLIHLVQMSLHVIPILIFIGLGKMCGVFFFALNLVLFGVFAFAQCLNPLIYGLWNRELQSGLYHWMCCQLWCGHIMNDREPV